From the Natrarchaeobaculum aegyptiacum genome, one window contains:
- a CDS encoding b(o/a)3-type cytochrome-c oxidase subunit 1, whose product MSEAAVKSTDATTEDEGGIYLDQFPAEAKVIRSALYSSFLALALGGLFGIIQTLHRTDIYRFIDSETYYTVLTAHGVFLVITFTIFFLVGVFTWAVTTSLDRPVEDIRFTWLWYGLMSLGTVMAGGAILAGFTDATDISADVLFTFYAPMQAHPLFYAGLVIFVVGTWLAGADWFRSWWNWKQENPGERIPLPTFMVLTTMIMWYIATLGVATAILVFLLPWSLGLIDSVNPTLTRTLFWFFGHPVVYFWLMPAYMMWYVLLPKVSGGKLFSDPLARVVFVLFLLLSTPVGIHHQYLDPGISEGFKFIAMTNTMFLLLPSLLTAFTVVASMEHGARQRGGSGRLAWLKALPWRDPVFAGMALAGIMFAAGGFSGMINAGMNINYLVHNTLWVPGHFHLTVGTAVALTLMAATYWFMPQLTGRDLWNRSVALVQVVLWFVGMTFMTNAMHRAGLLGMPRRTAEPQYEGFEFQAGVGSVAELDAQIAIGGALLAISIVLFLTNVVLTAVAGKRSDLPDNSYADTLSGPEDSPLVLDNLKLWTAIALVLVVFAYSLPLLSIVERGGLFGPDVTAFPQHIQFVASMAVSVVGDSLATIDPVSSLAQFADTTIATLTGVIR is encoded by the coding sequence ATGAGTGAAGCGGCCGTGAAATCGACAGACGCGACTACCGAGGACGAGGGCGGTATCTACCTCGATCAGTTCCCCGCAGAGGCGAAGGTGATTCGCTCTGCCCTGTACAGTTCGTTCCTCGCGCTCGCGCTCGGGGGCCTGTTCGGGATCATCCAGACGCTCCACCGGACGGACATCTACCGCTTCATCGATTCGGAGACCTACTATACGGTCCTGACCGCACACGGCGTCTTCCTCGTGATTACGTTCACGATCTTCTTCCTCGTGGGCGTGTTCACCTGGGCGGTGACCACGAGTCTCGATCGCCCGGTCGAAGACATCCGCTTTACCTGGCTCTGGTACGGCCTGATGAGTCTCGGCACCGTGATGGCCGGCGGGGCGATCCTGGCTGGCTTCACCGATGCAACCGACATCAGCGCGGACGTGCTGTTCACGTTCTACGCGCCGATGCAGGCCCACCCGCTGTTCTACGCCGGGCTCGTTATCTTCGTCGTCGGCACGTGGCTCGCCGGCGCCGACTGGTTCCGCTCGTGGTGGAACTGGAAACAGGAGAACCCCGGCGAGCGGATCCCGCTGCCGACGTTCATGGTCCTGACGACGATGATCATGTGGTACATCGCGACCCTCGGCGTCGCGACGGCGATCCTCGTCTTCCTGCTGCCGTGGTCGCTCGGACTGATCGACTCCGTGAACCCGACGCTGACCCGAACGCTGTTCTGGTTCTTCGGCCACCCCGTCGTCTACTTCTGGCTGATGCCGGCGTACATGATGTGGTACGTCCTGCTGCCAAAGGTCTCCGGCGGGAAACTGTTCAGCGACCCGCTCGCTCGCGTCGTGTTCGTCCTCTTCTTGTTGCTCTCGACGCCGGTCGGGATCCACCACCAGTATCTCGACCCCGGCATCTCCGAGGGATTCAAGTTCATCGCGATGACGAACACGATGTTCCTCCTGCTGCCGAGCCTGCTGACCGCCTTCACCGTCGTCGCCAGCATGGAACACGGTGCGCGCCAGCGCGGTGGCAGCGGCCGACTCGCGTGGCTGAAGGCCCTGCCGTGGCGTGACCCCGTCTTCGCGGGGATGGCGCTGGCCGGCATCATGTTCGCCGCCGGCGGCTTCTCCGGAATGATCAACGCCGGGATGAACATCAACTACCTCGTCCACAACACTCTCTGGGTCCCCGGCCACTTCCACCTCACCGTCGGCACCGCCGTGGCGCTGACGTTAATGGCCGCTACCTACTGGTTCATGCCACAGCTGACCGGCCGTGACCTCTGGAACCGCTCGGTAGCCCTCGTCCAGGTCGTCCTCTGGTTCGTCGGCATGACGTTCATGACCAACGCGATGCACCGCGCCGGGCTTCTCGGGATGCCCCGACGTACGGCCGAACCGCAGTACGAAGGATTCGAATTCCAGGCCGGCGTCGGCAGCGTCGCCGAACTCGACGCCCAGATCGCAATCGGGGGTGCGCTGCTTGCCATCTCGATCGTGCTGTTCCTCACGAACGTCGTCCTCACGGCGGTCGCCGGAAAACGCAGTGACCTGCCCGACAACAGCTACGCCGACACGCTCTCGGGCCCCGAGGACTCTCCACTCGTCCTCGACAACCTCAAACTCTGGACGGCGATCGCGCTCGTCCTCGTCGTCTTCGCCTACTCGCTCCCGCTGCTCAGCATCGTCGAACGCGGCGGCCTCTTCGGCCCCGACGTCACTGCGTTCCCACAGCACATCCAGTTCGTCGCGTCGATGGCCGTCAGTGTGGTCGGTGACTCGCTCGCGACGATCGATCCCGTCTCGAGTCTGGCACAGTTCGCCGACACCACCATCGCTACCCTCACGGGGGTGATTCGCTGA
- a CDS encoding CRISPR-associated protein Cas4, with protein sequence MGEGDSEEEHQMPVGNLVNEISGERFRDWYREREFRRNIEDGKPYFNGPSPVPSPRKHSPGQLLQCHRKIAYRQHNAPAEKPDPAGIFWFGSQFEEDLVLTFLREAVVDNHEYVSNSLWVDFTVQTDTGKIQIKGETDPVIVDSDGEPLLLTEIKTKQSVDNVRSPNRHHRAQAHAYMKGLSEKHNRKVTEAVVLYGSRETLNVKAFHIEFDPWFWRNTVLAWTETHTSYRLDEELPPANPEYGWECSVCSFRDRCGQGNATYESVDSVGLLPLHEYPREEAIRHLESHEDAKLTPTLSDQYPELADRFEVHDWRCERCDKSYPYDSVDWTGDLSEPPLCPSCCNNEVPATLRGDSIPTQGTGGDSRVTE encoded by the coding sequence ATGGGCGAAGGAGATAGTGAAGAGGAACACCAGATGCCCGTGGGCAACCTGGTTAACGAGATTTCTGGAGAACGATTTCGAGACTGGTATCGAGAAAGGGAGTTCAGGCGGAACATCGAAGACGGAAAACCGTATTTCAACGGTCCTTCGCCGGTGCCATCCCCCAGAAAACACAGTCCAGGCCAACTACTGCAGTGTCACCGAAAAATCGCGTATCGACAACACAACGCACCAGCAGAAAAGCCGGACCCAGCGGGGATCTTCTGGTTCGGGTCACAATTTGAGGAAGATCTCGTGTTGACCTTTCTTAGGGAAGCTGTAGTTGACAACCACGAATACGTCTCGAACTCGCTCTGGGTCGATTTCACCGTCCAAACGGACACTGGTAAGATCCAGATCAAGGGAGAAACGGATCCTGTGATCGTAGATTCAGATGGTGAGCCATTGCTTCTCACAGAGATCAAAACCAAACAATCCGTAGACAACGTTCGATCGCCGAATAGACATCATCGGGCACAAGCGCATGCCTACATGAAGGGATTGAGTGAGAAACACAACCGGAAAGTGACGGAAGCAGTCGTTCTGTACGGAAGTCGAGAAACTCTCAATGTCAAAGCGTTCCACATCGAATTCGATCCGTGGTTCTGGCGCAATACGGTCCTAGCCTGGACGGAGACACATACGTCGTACCGACTTGACGAGGAGTTGCCACCGGCAAATCCCGAGTACGGCTGGGAGTGTAGCGTTTGTTCTTTTAGAGATCGGTGTGGTCAAGGAAATGCAACCTACGAGAGCGTAGATTCTGTAGGATTACTGCCGCTGCATGAATACCCCCGAGAAGAGGCTATACGTCATCTGGAGAGTCACGAGGATGCAAAGCTCACACCGACCCTCTCAGATCAATATCCAGAATTAGCGGACAGGTTTGAGGTACACGATTGGCGATGTGAGCGCTGTGATAAGTCCTATCCGTACGACTCGGTCGATTGGACCGGTGACCTCTCTGAACCACCTCTCTGTCCGTCTTGTTGTAATAACGAGGTCCCAGCTACACTGAGGGGGGACTCGATTCCCACCCAGGGAACGGGAGGTGACAGTCGTGTCACGGAATAG
- a CDS encoding FaeA/PapI family transcriptional regulator yields the protein MSDGPGRKPTVTDDDILDIFRSSSDPVLTTSEVASHFDITHRGVRDRLEKLEQEGILECKKVGARGMVWWYPGNTSTR from the coding sequence ATGAGCGATGGACCTGGTCGGAAACCGACGGTCACTGACGACGACATCCTCGACATCTTTCGTTCGAGTTCTGATCCCGTTCTGACTACGTCAGAAGTGGCGTCTCATTTTGATATCACACATCGAGGTGTTCGAGATCGGTTGGAGAAACTCGAGCAAGAGGGAATACTTGAGTGTAAGAAAGTTGGAGCTCGAGGAATGGTCTGGTGGTATCCTGGAAACACATCGACCCGTTAA
- a CDS encoding DUF7091 family protein, whose translation MSDRRLERVLRSTLREAGENFERLRESTDEQLTEAREAYRVAKNARQLPEDEEGRARIVCRRFAERRAATLDDRYRPACFEAGHPDCEGCAEDVREGRIETW comes from the coding sequence ATGTCGGATCGCCGCCTCGAGCGAGTCTTGCGGTCGACGCTCCGCGAAGCGGGTGAGAATTTCGAGCGGCTTCGGGAGTCGACCGACGAGCAGTTGACAGAGGCCAGGGAGGCCTATCGAGTGGCCAAGAACGCCCGGCAGTTACCCGAAGACGAGGAGGGGCGTGCCAGGATCGTCTGTCGGCGCTTTGCCGAGCGACGAGCGGCGACACTCGACGATCGGTATCGGCCGGCGTGTTTCGAGGCAGGCCACCCCGATTGTGAGGGGTGTGCCGAGGACGTCCGCGAGGGGCGGATCGAAACCTGGTGA
- a CDS encoding tyrosine-type recombinase/integrase, producing the protein MTQDIETGCFAVPNKYAKEYLQHAADLKLASSSTKTYESNLRGYVIFLHDDNTSVLEATFTDVLEFVEECVRLGNRRSTIEGKVTTISELYKYIRLRTEEGDQLQLEPLRVGNIDVSRYQTPEPIEREALSREELRRLFDAFDSYRNRLMAVVAVETGLRNSDLRDLKIADLDFDYLQIHISDPKGSKPYDVPISDKLAYELEFWLQHHRTGYARSDESPYVFPSQCGLKLETNSSFNQIVRDAAEQAGLQEVIGESQIQRNDGSMLERDVRQWHRVTPHTLRHSFITLLADSGIDISYRQLVANHASAETTREYTHLTEDHFSTVRDRFVPPR; encoded by the coding sequence ATGACACAAGACATCGAAACAGGCTGTTTTGCGGTACCGAACAAGTACGCAAAAGAATATCTACAGCACGCAGCGGATCTAAAGCTGGCGTCCAGTTCCACGAAGACGTACGAATCCAATCTCAGAGGGTACGTTATATTTCTTCACGACGATAACACATCAGTCCTCGAAGCGACGTTTACAGACGTGCTAGAGTTCGTCGAGGAGTGTGTCCGACTCGGGAATCGCCGATCGACAATTGAGGGGAAAGTAACGACAATTAGTGAACTGTACAAGTACATTCGACTCCGAACGGAGGAAGGCGACCAGCTACAATTAGAACCCTTACGAGTAGGAAATATCGATGTAAGCCGCTACCAGACGCCAGAACCAATCGAGCGAGAAGCTCTCTCTCGGGAGGAGTTACGCCGGTTGTTCGATGCCTTCGATTCCTATCGAAATCGGCTCATGGCAGTGGTTGCAGTTGAGACTGGCCTTCGAAATTCAGATTTACGGGACCTCAAAATAGCAGATCTAGATTTTGACTATTTACAGATTCATATATCTGACCCGAAGGGATCGAAACCCTATGATGTCCCAATAAGTGACAAATTGGCGTATGAGTTAGAGTTCTGGCTTCAACATCATCGAACCGGCTATGCGAGGTCGGATGAGAGTCCATATGTGTTTCCGAGCCAATGTGGCCTGAAATTAGAAACGAACAGTAGTTTTAATCAGATAGTTCGTGACGCAGCTGAGCAGGCTGGATTGCAAGAGGTAATTGGTGAATCACAGATTCAACGGAATGACGGGTCAATGCTAGAAAGGGATGTCCGACAATGGCACCGAGTGACACCCCATACGCTCCGCCATTCGTTTATCACTCTTCTTGCGGATTCAGGTATAGATATATCATACAGGCAACTAGTTGCCAATCATGCGAGCGCAGAAACGACGCGCGAGTACACTCATCTGACTGAAGATCATTTTTCGACGGTTCGGGACAGATTCGTGCCACCAAGGTAG
- a CDS encoding DUF7344 domain-containing protein — MGRNNCGDDYLSRVYHSLRAPRRRYVIELVAESDRDLSVRTLAREIAAREQDVPLERATGEPYRNVYNALSQTHLSTLSDADVIIYDSERQTVAAGPNLAITLLLNNLNQTAFRTLQNLEDVNPDGSDS, encoded by the coding sequence ATGGGCCGTAACAACTGCGGTGACGACTATCTCTCGAGGGTGTATCACTCCCTCAGAGCGCCACGACGCCGCTACGTGATCGAGTTGGTTGCAGAGAGCGATAGAGACCTCTCGGTTCGAACCCTCGCTCGAGAGATCGCTGCTCGAGAACAAGATGTCCCGTTGGAACGCGCGACTGGTGAACCGTATCGCAACGTGTACAATGCACTTTCTCAGACGCATCTATCAACACTATCGGACGCCGACGTCATCATCTATGACTCCGAGCGCCAGACTGTTGCCGCTGGGCCGAACCTCGCGATCACCCTTCTGCTGAACAATCTCAATCAAACAGCATTCCGAACATTACAGAATCTCGAGGACGTGAATCCCGATGGATCAGACTCGTGA
- a CDS encoding cytochrome-ba3 oxidase subunit, translating into MAFDSLTPRHTLPIGAVALLPLIWYALGSSLTAGVVSTVNVVIILACMYVAFSPVENGHGDHDSGGTPS; encoded by the coding sequence ATGGCGTTCGACTCGCTTACCCCTCGACACACGCTTCCGATCGGTGCCGTCGCCCTCCTGCCGCTGATCTGGTACGCACTCGGGAGTTCGCTCACCGCTGGCGTGGTCTCGACGGTCAACGTTGTCATTATCCTCGCCTGTATGTACGTCGCATTCTCGCCGGTAGAGAACGGACACGGCGATCACGACTCGGGCGGCACGCCGTCGTAA
- a CDS encoding CbaC protein, giving the protein MRISGGALLVAIAFTVPIVVELRTILAWFGVQISVFEGLVLGLALIAALLVYAFWPEADDSPDASSSS; this is encoded by the coding sequence ATGCGCATCTCCGGCGGTGCACTGCTCGTGGCGATCGCCTTCACCGTCCCGATCGTGGTCGAACTCCGGACCATCCTCGCGTGGTTCGGCGTGCAAATCTCCGTCTTCGAGGGCCTCGTCCTCGGACTGGCGCTGATCGCCGCGCTCCTGGTCTACGCGTTCTGGCCGGAAGCCGACGACAGCCCCGACGCCTCGAGCTCGAGCTGA
- a CDS encoding cytochrome c oxidase subunit II: protein MNIHSYEKLWLGAAMLLIVVFIATITYGAVGLGVAMIDDAEETISPGDVFDDDRFGEPRVEQVGEDEYEVYVRAQTFTYNPNEIVVPENSEVTFYVTSPDVIHSFSVVGTNINTMVIPGEISTMTVEFDDPGEYGIVCNEYCGSGHHDMEGKLYVVSEDEFDLTELEADAAADEVDLEDDVEIEATVENRQLEAIDATIEFELGEESQTETVTIDGQETIERTFTVPAADLGEGDHDWTVTVDDYEESGTVSVVDGLEDDEDEESDDQDADDGDDTETDDDEATDDADTDGGDDE, encoded by the coding sequence GTGAACATTCACAGCTACGAAAAACTCTGGCTCGGTGCCGCCATGCTGTTGATCGTCGTGTTCATCGCGACGATCACCTACGGCGCCGTCGGCCTCGGGGTCGCGATGATCGACGACGCCGAAGAGACGATCTCACCCGGCGACGTCTTCGACGACGACCGGTTCGGCGAACCACGCGTCGAACAGGTCGGTGAGGACGAATACGAGGTCTACGTGCGGGCCCAGACGTTCACGTACAACCCGAACGAGATCGTCGTCCCCGAAAACAGCGAAGTGACGTTCTACGTCACCAGCCCCGACGTGATTCACAGCTTCAGCGTCGTCGGTACCAACATCAACACGATGGTCATCCCCGGGGAGATCTCCACGATGACCGTCGAGTTCGACGACCCCGGCGAGTACGGCATCGTCTGTAACGAGTACTGTGGCTCCGGCCATCACGACATGGAAGGGAAGCTGTACGTCGTCTCCGAAGACGAGTTCGACCTGACCGAACTCGAGGCCGACGCTGCCGCCGACGAGGTCGACCTCGAAGACGACGTCGAGATCGAGGCAACCGTCGAGAACCGACAGCTCGAGGCCATCGACGCGACGATCGAGTTCGAACTCGGCGAGGAAAGCCAGACCGAGACCGTCACGATCGACGGCCAGGAGACCATCGAACGGACGTTCACCGTCCCCGCCGCCGACCTCGGCGAGGGCGACCACGACTGGACCGTCACGGTCGACGACTACGAGGAATCCGGCACCGTCAGCGTCGTCGACGGACTCGAGGACGACGAAGACGAGGAATCCGACGACCAGGATGCTGACGACGGCGACGACACGGAAACTGATGACGATGAAGCAACCGACGACGCCGACACCGACGGAGGTGACGACGAATGA